The segment TCTTTGGAGAAAGCGTTTTGTGTCAGCGCCATCAGATAAGAGCGGATGATGGAGCCGTTGTTCCATACCCCCGCTACTTTCTCATAGTCAAAATCGAAATCGCTTTTATGGAGAATCTCGAATCCTTCAGCAATCGACTGCATCATGCCGTATTCAATGCCGTTATGGATCATCTTCAGAAAGTGCCCACTTCCGGATTCGCCGGCATATAAATAACCGTTTTCCACAGAAATGTCCCGAAACAGCGGTTCAATTTCCGTAAACTTTTGTGCGTCGCCGCCAATCATTGCCGAGATGCCGTTGCGTGCTCCTTCTGTGCCGCCACTCGTGCCGCAATCGAAAAAGTAAAGCCCCTTTTCCTTCAGCGCTTGTCCCCTTCGCTTGCTGTCTTTATAATTCGAGTTGCCGCCGTCAATGATGGAATCTCCTTCATTTAAAATCGGAACCAATCCTTCGATGACAGATTCAGTCACATTTCCAGCAGGCACCATCAGCCATACAATCCTTGGCATTTCCAGCTTTTCCACAAGTTCCGCTACAGACAATTCCTGCTCGAAACCGTTAGCTCCTCTTACCTTCTGACTATCGTAGCCAATTACTGTGTGTCCATGCTCTTTCAGGTTAAGCGCCAAATTCAAGCCCATTTTTCCAAGGCCGATCATTCCGATTTGCATGTTTACCCCTCCAATTGATTTTTCAAGAATCAATCCCGTTACGTTACTTTTCTCTATATGACTGCAGAATCCTTTATTGCGGTGCCAGGCTCCTGCAATTTACAGACATCAAAAAAACGGCTGCAAGTCGCTGCAGCCGCTCTTTTCCATTCAACTTTATTTGTTTTTCAACGGTATCCAGATCTCCGAATAGGAATCCGGCTGGTACGGGTCTGCATGCGGATACACTTCCAGTTCCGGAGTGCCGGCATATTCGTATGGGTTGGACGGGAACCATTCTGTGAAAATTTTCTTCCAGGCGTTCTGCATGGCATCAGGCATCGGGCCATGGACTTCAAAAACGCCCCATTTGGATGCGGGAATCTCCATCTCCTCAAATTCTTCCGTGGCCTCGCGGTCTGTCTCAGCCGCAATCCAGTAATCCATGCTGGCCCCTTCTCCGGCCACGCAAACGCCCAAAACACCTTCAATCTCTCCGCTGTTCACTCTAAACAATTTTTCGTCCAAGCCGTTAGCGTTGGTTTCCCGCCACATTTGCGGAATGCCTCTCATGTTTTCATCATTGGCCGTTGAAAATGTTCGCTTGAAGCCCACCACTTTAAAACCGTCCCGCTCCACAATTTTGTACTTCATCGGTTCTGCCCCTCTCAGTTTCACCTGGAGTACCAGGCGGTTATAGGATTTCAGTCCTCCCAGATTTCTTCGGGCTTCGCTTGGCGTGATGCCATGCTGCCGCCGAAAAGCTTTGGAGAACGCTTCCGGAGTGTCATAACCATATTTATAGGCGATATCGATGATCTTGTTGTCCGTATTCGATAACTCATGGGCCGCTAGAGTCAAACGCCTTCCCCGCAGATATTCGCCGACCGTCATATCGGTCAAAATCGTAAATGTCCGCTGAAAATGAAACACCGAAGCATTCGCCCGTTTCGCTATTTGCTCAATAGCTATAGGCTCATCCAAATGATCTTCCATATAGTCGATTGCCTGCTGCAGCGATTCCACCCACCCCATATCGCTCACTCCTTACTTGTATCTTATTCCCTTTATAGCGCTCTTTCCTGTCATTTTATGCTTTAATCGGACAGATTTTCAGCAGGTATTTTGAATCATCTTTGAAAACCCTTTTTTCCTTTTTGATTTCTGCCTCAACTTCCATTAAATCTTCGTGTAAAACCTCTCGGGGAAAATATCCCTATCATTTATCTGATTCGAGAGGCAAGCAGCAAGTTCAATAGTCATAATTCCTATAAAAGTTATCAGAAATACAATTTTTAGAAAGTAAAAAATAATTGAATTATTTTGTGTACAAAGCAAATGTTCTGTTATATGCTATCAAAAATAAAACGAGAAAAGAAGGAGAATAAAAACGATGGCCAATGATCTTTTCAGAAAAACCACCATTTCAGATTTAAAATTTACCGCTGAAAAAAGAAGCGGGCTTTCCAAAGAATTAGGGGCATTCGATTTAACCATGCTGGGAATCGGGGCCATTATCGGAACGGGAATATTCGTTTTGACAGGAACCGGGGCTTTGACAGCGGGGCCAGCCCTTACCATTTCGTTTATCATTGCAGGGCTTGCCTGCTTTTTCGCCGCCTTGTCCTATGCGGAATTTGCATCCACTGTTCCGATTTCTGGTTCAGTCTATACCTATACGTATGTGACGATGGGAGAACTGCTTGCTTTTATCATCGGATGGGATTTAGTTCTGGAATATCTGCTCGCGGTCAGTGCTGTTTCCGTGGGCTGGTCCGGCTATTTCCAATCCCTGCTTAGCGGCGTTGGCATCAACTTGCCAACCGCCCTTACAGCAGCTCCCGGAGCAGTAGAAGGAACGACAACGATCTTTAACCTTCCGGCCTTCATCATTGTTATGCTTATTACAACTTTGCTGTCAATCGGCGTCAGGGAATCGAAACGGGTAAATAACGTCATGGTTGTCATCAAAGTAACCGTAGTTCTAATCTTTATCGCAGTTGCTGTTTTCTATGTTAAACCTGCCAACTGGCAGCCATTCACACCTTTTGGCTTTGACGGCGTTTTCGCAGCTGCGGCACTGGTTTTCTTTGCTTTTATCGGCTTTGATGCCGTTGCTTCGGCTGCTGAAGAAACACGAAATCCGAAAAGGGATTTGCCGCGCGGCATTATTTTCTCATTGATGATCTGTACACTTCTTTATGTAGTCGTCTCCGCCATCATGACCGGAGTCGTTCCTTTTGCACAATTTTCACAAGCCATTGACCACCCTGTCTCTCTTGTCCTGCAATTATCCGGACAGAACTGGGTTGCCGGAATTGTCGATTTAGGTGCTATCCTTGGTATGACGACAGTCATGCTGGTTATGCTTTACGGCCAAACGCGGGTCATGTTTGCCATGTCGCGAGATGGCTTGATGCCTAAATTCTTCTCTAAAGTCAGCATGAAAACCCATACTCCATACTTAGCTACTTGGTTTTTCGGTATTGTTGCTGCTTTGCTCGGTGGATTGATGCGATTGGATGAACTTGCCAAGTTGGTGAACATTGGAACTTTGTCAGCATTTATCCTCGTATCCATTGCTGTTATTATTCTTCGAAAGAAACAACCGGACCTGCCAAGGGCTTTCCGCTGCCCGGCTGTCCCATTAATTCCAGGTTTAGCTATCTTGTTCTGCGGCTTTTTGATTTTCCAGCTGGGAAGTGAGACGATTATCCGTTTCGTCATCTGGCTTGCAATCGGAATGGTCGTTTACTTTGGCTATTCCCGGAAGCGTTCACATTTAAATAAATAATTAGCTGCTCTTAAACAACAGGCAGTGGCTCACCTGCAAAAACCCGGCTTCCTTTAAAGGCAGCCGGGTTTTTCTATGCTCTTGCAAATTCTTCTTTTAACACTGCATACATGGCTAAGTCAACAAACTCTCCTTTTATGACAAAATGCTGGCGTGCAACTCCCTCACACACCATTCCCACTTTTTCCAGCACACGCTGTGACTGGAAATTGTCCGGCACAATCGGTGCTTCGACTTTGTTCAACTGCATCTTTTCAAAACCGAAAGCGATCAATGCTTTGGCTGCTTCTTGGGTAAAGCCATTGCCCCAATAAAGATGGGACAATGCATAAGCGATTTCTGCCCGTGCATATTTCGGGAGCCATTTTACAAAATCGATGGTGCCGATCATTTTGTCTTCACTTTTCAATTCTATCGCCCACGTCAGCTTGTTTTTCTGTTCGTAGCCCTGCAGGACACCCCGAATAAATCCCTTCGTGTCTTCCACTGAATTATGCACTTCCCACGGCATGAACCGGGAAACAATCGGTTCGGATGCATAAGCAAACATATCCTGAGCATCTTCGATTGTCAGTTTTCTGAGAATCAGGCGCTTTGTTTCTAAAACCGGCAAATTGGCGTAAATTTTTTCCGTCTGACTCATTGCCATCTCTCCTTTATGTTTGATTGCTTGCTATAGCCGCTTTTTCGGCAATCCAGACTTTCCAGGAAACAATCGTCGTGCTGTCGCGCACTCCGTTTTCCTGGATTGTTTTCAATAGGTGTTTAACGCCTTGTTCATTTGAATTGCCAGCAAACTGTTCCAATATCGCTTCCGGTTGTGCAAACGGCTCATTCGGGCATTCAACCAGCCCGTCAGTCGTGATGAATAAATGATTATCACCTTGCCTTAACTCTTTCGTGCCGCTTGAATAGCAAGGCACCGGTCCTTCAAACGTATTGACTTGACCAATCCATTCGTAAAATTGGCGCTGGTTCAGCTGATACTGTCCGAATTCAACCAACTCCGGATGGAATAAATACAATAGGCAATCGCCGACTGAAAACCACCAGATGTACTTTCCTTTTCTTGCTGCAATGAGGCAAGCTGTTTCTCCTTGGGTCGTTCGGCAAACTGAGCGGAACTCTTCGTTTTGAAAAAGAGCCAGGATCGTTTTCTCAAGTGATTTAAAAAATTCAGCAGTAAGTTGCCGATTTAACAAATTTTCTATTGAACCTTTATTGGCTTCCACTTGTTCCAATACTTTTTCAGCACTTTCCGCCGTATTATGAGCATCCAGCATCACGACAAATTCCCAGTCTTCCTGTTCGTTGATCCATACCAGGCAACCATCTTCATTTTTAACCTGTCCCGCCGATGAATTGCCGCCGAATCGCCCGACAACAACGTGCTCCAACGCCAAAACATTAGGACAGTCTACAAAATTTTCCCGGCTGCCGACCCAATTGAATTCTCCTGCTATTGTCCTCAAATGGCATACCTCTTTTCGATATTTCTAAAATTATAAGTGAGACGCCTAAATAATGGAACAAATTCCCTGATTTTTTCTTTGTAAAGTTTTCAGAAAAAGTTCGACAGGCAGAGGGAATTTTGTTATTGTATATTAGTTACCCTGACTAACCATTATCTTCACTAACTATTTATAAAGGAGCTCTTCTTATTAAAACGTACCAGGAATTTTTTCAGCAATTTTTATTGTTATATCGCCCTTTTGAGCATCATCTTAATATAGAACTCGGCAAACATGACCTCTACAGAGCTCAGTGGTCCACTTTGTATTATCTCGCCAACAATGGCTCGGCTACACTTGTTGAACTTGCCCAATACCAGCAAGTCGAAAAACCGACGGTAACACGGATTGTCAGCCGCTTGGAAGAACTGCGTTACATCGAGCCTATCCAAAGCAAAGACCGGCGCGAAAAGCCCATGCAACTGACCGGGCTCGGCAGAAAAGTTTATGCGGATGTCCGGATCAGCGTCGATCGCTTTGAGCAAGATATCCTTGAAGGTGTGTCAGAAGCGCGGCAAAAAGAAGCGATTGGCGTAATGAAAGAAATACGCAATAACCTGATCAGCAAGGAGCCATTAAAGTGAATCCTAACAAACCCAAATTGTGGACGAAAGATTTTATCGTATCTTCAATAGTCAATTTCTTCCTTATTCTTATCTTTTATTTATTAATGGTCACCATTGCTGCATATGCCGTAGAAGAATACGATGCCACTACAAGTGAAGCAGGACTCGTCACCGGCATATTCATCATCGGTACGTTGATTGGCCGGTTAGTGATCGGCCGCACCATCAATCGCATCGGGCGTAAACGGACACTCGTCATCGGGCTCTCCCTATTCACATTGACCACATTATTCTATTTTGTAAATCTAGGACTTTCATTCTTATTGATTAACCGCCTTCTTCACGGGATGACGCTCGGGATGGCGAGTACCGCCGCCGGAACTATTGTCGCTCAAATCATTCCCATGACCCGAAAAGGCGAAGGAATCGGTTATTTCAGCATGAGTGCCACCATGGCTACTGCTTTTGGGCCGTTTATCGGCTTGTTCATGAGCCAGCGCACCAGTTATGAAGTCATTTTCGGGCTATGCCTCGCTTTAGGGGTCATCAGCTTGATCATTTCCCTGTTTGTTGAAGTCCCGCCAATTAAAGAAATCCCAGCCTCAGCAGAGACAAAAGGATTTAAACTTTCCAACTTCCTTGAACCGAAAGCGGTTCCGATTGCTTTAATCACGTTGGCTGTCAGCTTCTGCTATGCCAGTGTGTTATCGTTCATCAACTTCTACGCCATTGAAATCGACCTGGTCGACACTGCCAGTGTGTTCTTCGTCGTTTACGCTGCTGCTGTCCTGATTTCTCGCCCGTTCACTGGCCGGCTGATGGACTTGAAAGGCGCCAACTATGTTATGTATCCAGCTTTCCTTGTTTTTGCCCTTGGCTTGTTTTTGCTTAGCACCGCAGACAGTAGCGTAACGTTATTGTTGTCCGGCGCTTTAATTGGCTTCGGTTTCGGCAATATGCAGTCCACTACGCAAGCAGTCGCTGTAAAATTGACACCGCCGCACCGGATGGGCCTTGCCACTTCCACTTTCTTTATCTTTATGGATGCCGGACTCGGATTTGGCCCGTATATCTTGGGCTTTATCATCCCACTGACCGGCTACAGCACCATGTATGTCATTGTGGCTTTTGCGGCACTGGCTGCCGCTTTTCTTTATTATTTCCTGCATGGAAAAAAAGAGCATGCGCAAAAAGAATCGATTTATATGCATTAAAACATTGAAAGGCATCCTTGCTTGAAGGATGCCTTTTTTTCGATTCAACTTATTCCTCTTCATTCACTTTTCCTGCCTGCAGGCCCAACTATTCAGGACATCAATTGCTTGACCAGTTCTTTATTGCGCTGCTTAAAAATTTCATTATGCGATGACACCATGGCAATGCCATTCGCATCCGGCTGGATAAACTGCTTGGCTTTGTTGACGGCGTTTGCCGCATCCTGGAAAGTCCCTGCTATTAAATTCAGTTTGCCGGGATGCTGAAGGATGTCACCCGCCGCATACAATCCTGGAATGGAAGATTCGCTATTGACAGTGCCGGCAATATAATAGCCATCGGCGATTTCAATGTCCAAGCCGCTTTGTTCAAGCAGTGTGGCATCCCGTTCATAGCCATGGTTGATAATGACTTCATCGATCGGCAGCAAAGTGGTGTCCCCATTTTCCTGATTTGTCAGTTCGACCCGTTCAATGGCATCTCTTCCGTCAGAAGCAATCAATTTCGTAATCGTGGTATTCAATAAGCATTGAGCCGAACTGTTCATCAGCTGTTTTACTTGGGCTTCGTGCCCGGCAAGTTCACTTTTCCGGTACGTGACATAAACTTGCTTCGCAATCGGTTCCAGTTCGTTGGCCCAATCGATGGCGGAATTGCCGCCGCCGGAAATCAAGACGATTTTCCCTTTAAAGCGCTCCAGCGACTTCACCGTGTAATTCAAGTTCGATACTTCAAAACGTTCTGCGCCTTGGATTTCCAGTTTCTGAGGATTTAATATCCCTCCTCCCACTGCGACAATCACCGTCTTGGAAAGATGCCGCTTGCCAGAAGATCCGGCCAGTTCAAAAAGCCCGTCTTTGTTTCTGTCCATTGCCTCAATTTTCTCATTCAGCACCACTTCCGGATCAAAAGTCAGGCCTTGCGCCACCAATTGCTCAATGAGTTTTCCTCCTTGAATGGGAGTCTGTCCGCCTATGTCCCAAATCATCTTTTCAGGGTAAACGTGGATTTTCCCGCCAAGCTGCGGCTGGTATTCGATCAGTTTGGTCTTCATTTCCCTCAACCCGCTGTAAAAAGCCGAGTACAATCCGGCCGGCCCTCCACCGATGATGGTGACGTCGAACACTTCTAGTTCTCCCACAATTGATCCACTCCTCATTTTAAATTTCAGTTGACACTAAAAAATTTACGACTTATAGTATTGATTGTACTGAAAATGATAATCATTATCAATTAATTTATCAATAAAGAAAAAGCTTTCATCCAGATTGATTGACCAGCTGCTCTCAATCAGCCCTTTATTTCTCAGAAGCAGGAAGCTGACCGGCCGATCAAGCGGATTATAATTTTAGAAAAGGAGGTTTTGCAGGATGGTCCGTCTTTTTACAGAGGATTTGAATGTTAGCTATGGGGAAAGGCTGATCGTCAAAGATTTAAGCATTGAAATTCCAGACAAACAAATCACCACCATCATCGGGTCAAATGGCTGCGGCAAGTCGACTTTATTGAAAACGATTACCCGCATCATTTCGCAGCAGTCCGGGTCGGTTGTATTGGATGGCGGCAATATTGCAAAAGAAAGCACAAAAGCGTTGGCACAAAAAATGGCGATTCTGCCCCAAACCCCTGAAAGCGCCAATGGGCTGACTGTCGGAGAACTGGTTTCATATGGCCGTTTTCCATACCAAAAAGGATTCGGCCGCTTGTCGAAAAAGGATTATGACGTGATCAATTGGGCTTTGGATGTCACCGGCACTCAGTTTTTCAAATTTCATCCGGTTGATGCTTTATCAGGCGGGCAACGGCAGCGTGTCTGGATTGCCATGGCGCTTGCCCAAGAAACCGAAATGATTTTTCTGGATGAGCCGACCACGTATCTGGATATGGCCCACCAGCTTGAAATTCTGGAACTGCTGGAAAAACTCAATAAGGAACAAGGCCGGACCATTGTCATGGTGCTCCATGATTTGAATCAGGCTGCCCGTTTCGCCGACCATATCATTGCCATGAAAGACGGACAGGTAGTCAAAGCCGGCACATGCCATGAAGTCATTACGCAGCCTGTCTTAAAAAAAGTATTCCGGATTGACGCGGAAATCGGACTTGACCCGAGAACGCAAAAACCGATGTGCATCACCTATAACTTAATCAAAGGAGTTTAACCCATGATGAAAAAATTAGCATTGCCTCTTCTCTTATTAACCATTCTGCTGCTTGCAGCTTGCGGCAAAGAAACAGCGAACGAAGCGGAAGCCGAAAGTACTGCAGGCAAATCCGGCACGATTACATATGAATCCGAAAATGGCCCTGTTGAAGTACCCGCTGATCCACAGCGAGTGATTGTATTATCCACTTACGCGGGTGATGCGATGGCGCTTGATGTTCCGCTTGTCGGAGTGGATTCATGGTCAAAAAATAACCCCCGCTTTGATAAGGAGTTAGCAAATGTAGAAGAAGTGACTGAAGATAATCTGGAAAAGATCATCGAACTTGAGCCGGATTTAATCATTGGCATGTCGACGATTAAAAATATCGATAAGTTGAAGGAAATTGCTCCGACCGTGACATTTACATACGGCAAACTGGATTATCTGTCACAGCATTTGGAAATCGGGAAAGTGCTGAACAAAGAAAAAGAAGCCCAAGCTTGGATTGAAGATTTCCAAAACCGCGCCAAACAAGCCGGAGAAGAAATTCGTGCTGAAATCGGAGAAGAGGCAACCGTATCCGTTATTGAAAACTTTGATAAACAGCTTTATGTCTTCGGGGATAACTGGGGGCGCGGCACAGAAATTCTTTACCAGGAAATGAATCTCAAAATGCCTGAAAAAGTGAAGGAAATGGCATTGAAGGACGGTTACTACGCTTTGTCCCAAGAAGTGCTTCCTGAATACATGGGAGACTATGTGATCTTCAGCAAAGACAGCGAACAGGATAATTCATTCCAGGAAACGGATTTGTATAAAAACACACCAGCTGTTAAAGGCGGCAAGGTTTTTGAAGTCCCTTCTAAGGAATTTTACTTTAATGACCCTCTTACATTGGAATATCAACTCGAGTTCTTTATCGAGAAGTTTCTAGGCAAGTAATACATCAAAGAGGGATTCTGGACACGGAATCCCTCTTTTACTCTCTTACAGAAAAGATGATGATGCATGTACGGCAAAATGCCATTTTTATTAAAATTAATCACAAGCCTGCTCGTGTTTGCAGCTATGTTTGTAACAGCCATTGTGTCCGGCGCTGCAGACATCGGCTTGAAAGATGTTTGGCTCGCCTTATTTTCCGGGGCATCAAGTGACGACATCAACGTCATCAGGGAAATCCGGCTGCCACGGGAAGCCGCTGCAGTGTTCGTTGGCGCTGCGCTCGCCGTTTCCGGGGCAATGATGCAGGGAATGACCCGCAATCCCTTGGCAGACCCGAGCCTTCTTGGCCTTACTTCCGGCGCAAATGCAGCATTAGCCGTAACGCTCGCTTTTCTTCCAGCAGCCAACTATTTCTGGATTACGGTGGCTTGTTTCATCGGCGCTGCTATCGGTGCCGCTATCGTATTCGGACTTGGGGCAACAAAGCGCGGCGGGTTCTCCCCTTTCCGCATTGTCTTGGCAGGTGCAGCTGTATCGGCGTTTCTTTCAGCTTTTGCAGAAGGAATCGGCTTGTATTTCAAGATTTCCAAAGACGTGTCGATGTGGACTGCCGGCGGACTGATCGGCACCTCCTGGAGCCAGCTTCAAATAGTGGTCCCATTTATCGCATGTGGACTGGTTATTGCCATCTTTCTATCAAGGCAGCTGACCATCCTCAGTTTGAGCGAAGAAACAGCGGTCGGACTTGGCCAAAAGACAATCCATATTAAAGCGTTCCTTTTTATCGCCATCACTATTCTCGCAGGAGCCGCTGTTGCGCTCGCTGGAAATTTGGCTTTTATCGGTTTGATGGTGCCGCATGTGGTCCGGGCGATCGTCGGCACTGATTATCGGTTCATCATCCCGATGTCTGCTGTTTCAGGTGCAATCTTCATGCTTTTCGCAGATTTGCTTGGACGGACAATCAATGCCCCATTTGAAACACCGGTGGCAGCGCTTGTTGCGCTGTTCGGCTTGCCGTTCTTCTTATTGATCGTCCGGAAAGGAGGGCGTGCTTTCGCATGATTCATCCAGCTTTGTTAAGAAAACAGCGCCTTTATTTTGTACTGTTGCTCGCGTTGATTGTAATGACAGCCATCCTCGGCATGGCAACGGGTTATTCTTCCCTTTCTTTTGACCGGCTGCTGCCGGCCATTTTAGGGCAAGGTACATTCAAAGAGGACTTTATCTTATTTTCAATTCGGCTTCCGCGTATCTTGATCACGCTGCTTGCCGGCATGGCGCTTGCATTGTCCGGTGCGATCCTGCAAGGAGTGACACGCAACGACTTGGCAGACCCTGGCATCATCGGCATCAATTCAGGCGCCGGCGTCGCCATTGCGGTATTTTTCCTTTTTATGCCGATTGAAGTGGATTCGTTCGTTTATCTCTTGCCGCTCGTTGCTTTGGTGGGGGCTTTAGGGACGGCGCTGCTGATTTATGCTTGTTCTTATAACCGGAAAACCGGTCTCCAGCCAGTCCGGCTCGTTTTGGTAGGGATCGGCTTTTCAACGGCGTTATCCGGCGTTATGATCATTCTGGTGTCCTCTGCGGAACGGGAAAAAGTCGATTTTATCGCCAACTGGCTGGCCGGCAATATTTGGGGGACGGACTGGCCATTCATCTGGGCGCTTTTGCCTTGGCTATTGGTATTGCTGCCGTTCACTTTATACAAAGCGAACCGGTTGAATATACTGAGCCTCAGTGAACCTATTGCAGTCGGAATCGGCATTTCACTTGAAAAAGAACGCATCGTTCTGTTATTGGCGGCCGTGGCGCTTGCCGCTTCTGCTGTTTCTGTCACCGGCGGCATTGCTTTTATCGGACTGATGGCTCCTCATATCGCCAAGGCACTTGTCGGTCCGCGCAATCAATTGTTTCTGCCGCTTGCCATCTTGATTGGCGGCTGGCTCCTGCTGCTGGCCGATACTGTCGGCCGCAATTTGCTGGAGCCGAATGGCATTCCTGCCGGCATAATGGCTGCTTTGATTGGCGCCCCTTATTTCATGTACTTGCTGTTAAAGAAATAAAAATACCCTTTGAGAACTTTATTGTTCTCAAAGGGTATTTTAGGTTTAATCAGGCCGTTTCATTGAAAAAATTTCGCCAAGCTTGGCATAATTGGTTCCCGCCAAACGGCTGACAGGCTGCAGAATTTCCGGATTGATGCGCCCGTTGTCATAAATGGACTCGTCAATATGGAAGCGGACGACTCTGCCAATCAGGAGGCGGGTCCCTCCAAGTTCAACTGCCTGCTCCAGCCGGCATTCAAAGCGGACTTTTGTCTGCTCGACTGAAGGAACTTTTACTATTTCACTGTTGATAAGCGTCAGTTCCGTCAAATCGATTTCACTTTGCTCCGGCGGCAGTGATGCCGCTGTTTTATTGACTTCCCCGACGTTCGTTTCATCGACGACATGGATGACAAACTCCTTTGTTGCCATGGCGTTGCGTGCTGTGTCTTTCGGCGTTCCTGCCCGGCTCTGGACAGAAACCGACAGCAGCGGCGGATCGGATGAAACAATATTAAAGTAACTGAACGGCGCTGCGTTAACGATGCCGTCTGCGGACATGCTGGTGACAAAAGCAATCGGACGAGGAATGACGCTTCCGACCAGCAATTTATAATTCCCGCGTTCTGTTTGTTGGTTTGGATCAAACGAAAGCATGACGATTCCTCCCGGTTTTTGGTTTCTCTATAGATGTTGTTGATGTAAAAATATTTTAAGTATTATATTTAGAATGCCTTGCTTTAAAACATGTTTTTTATCTGGCTGAAGAGGCGAAATTCACTTCCAGCGGGCTGGCAGCAGGTTTCCCGAAATAATAGCCTTGAAAAAGCTGATAGCCTTGCTGTTTCAACCAGTCAAAGTCGGCCCGTTCTTCAATCCCTTCAGCAAGTGGCACCGAACCGACTTCGAGTGCTTTTCCAAGAAACTGCAGCGCTATCTTCTGCTTATCCGAGTCACTTGAGACTCCCTGGACATACTGCATATCCAGTTTCATGTAATTCGGCTTTAAATCGGCCAGCATTTCGATCGTGCTGTACCCTTCCCCGACATCATCAAGCGCATATTCGAAGCCTTTTTCTTTATAATACGCCAAAATGGTTTTTAAATGCTCCAAGTCCTCCACCTTTTCAGTTTCGACCACTTCAAATACGAGCTGCTCCGGGTTTAC is part of the Planococcus shenhongbingii genome and harbors:
- the gnd gene encoding phosphogluconate dehydrogenase (NAD(+)-dependent, decarboxylating) translates to MQIGMIGLGKMGLNLALNLKEHGHTVIGYDSQKVRGANGFEQELSVAELVEKLEMPRIVWLMVPAGNVTESVIEGLVPILNEGDSIIDGGNSNYKDSKRRGQALKEKGLYFFDCGTSGGTEGARNGISAMIGGDAQKFTEIEPLFRDISVENGYLYAGESGSGHFLKMIHNGIEYGMMQSIAEGFEILHKSDFDFDYEKVAGVWNNGSIIRSYLMALTQNAFSKDKKLEGIRGIMNSSGEGKWTIETALDLNVPAPVITLSLMMRYRSLEDETFTGKVVAALRNEFGGHAVEKKNH
- a CDS encoding AraC family transcriptional regulator, whose amino-acid sequence is MGWVESLQQAIDYMEDHLDEPIAIEQIAKRANASVFHFQRTFTILTDMTVGEYLRGRRLTLAAHELSNTDNKIIDIAYKYGYDTPEAFSKAFRRQHGITPSEARRNLGGLKSYNRLVLQVKLRGAEPMKYKIVERDGFKVVGFKRTFSTANDENMRGIPQMWRETNANGLDEKLFRVNSGEIEGVLGVCVAGEGASMDYWIAAETDREATEEFEEMEIPASKWGVFEVHGPMPDAMQNAWKKIFTEWFPSNPYEYAGTPELEVYPHADPYQPDSYSEIWIPLKNK
- a CDS encoding amino acid transporter gives rise to the protein MANDLFRKTTISDLKFTAEKRSGLSKELGAFDLTMLGIGAIIGTGIFVLTGTGALTAGPALTISFIIAGLACFFAALSYAEFASTVPISGSVYTYTYVTMGELLAFIIGWDLVLEYLLAVSAVSVGWSGYFQSLLSGVGINLPTALTAAPGAVEGTTTIFNLPAFIIVMLITTLLSIGVRESKRVNNVMVVIKVTVVLIFIAVAVFYVKPANWQPFTPFGFDGVFAAAALVFFAFIGFDAVASAAEETRNPKRDLPRGIIFSLMICTLLYVVVSAIMTGVVPFAQFSQAIDHPVSLVLQLSGQNWVAGIVDLGAILGMTTVMLVMLYGQTRVMFAMSRDGLMPKFFSKVSMKTHTPYLATWFFGIVAALLGGLMRLDELAKLVNIGTLSAFILVSIAVIILRKKQPDLPRAFRCPAVPLIPGLAILFCGFLIFQLGSETIIRFVIWLAIGMVVYFGYSRKRSHLNK
- a CDS encoding GNAT family N-acetyltransferase is translated as MSQTEKIYANLPVLETKRLILRKLTIEDAQDMFAYASEPIVSRFMPWEVHNSVEDTKGFIRGVLQGYEQKNKLTWAIELKSEDKMIGTIDFVKWLPKYARAEIAYALSHLYWGNGFTQEAAKALIAFGFEKMQLNKVEAPIVPDNFQSQRVLEKVGMVCEGVARQHFVIKGEFVDLAMYAVLKEEFARA
- a CDS encoding protein phosphatase 2C domain-containing protein, with protein sequence MRTIAGEFNWVGSRENFVDCPNVLALEHVVVGRFGGNSSAGQVKNEDGCLVWINEQEDWEFVVMLDAHNTAESAEKVLEQVEANKGSIENLLNRQLTAEFFKSLEKTILALFQNEEFRSVCRTTQGETACLIAARKGKYIWWFSVGDCLLYLFHPELVEFGQYQLNQRQFYEWIGQVNTFEGPVPCYSSGTKELRQGDNHLFITTDGLVECPNEPFAQPEAILEQFAGNSNEQGVKHLLKTIQENGVRDSTTIVSWKVWIAEKAAIASNQT
- a CDS encoding MarR family winged helix-turn-helix transcriptional regulator; this encodes MLYRPFEHHLNIELGKHDLYRAQWSTLYYLANNGSATLVELAQYQQVEKPTVTRIVSRLEELRYIEPIQSKDRREKPMQLTGLGRKVYADVRISVDRFEQDILEGVSEARQKEAIGVMKEIRNNLISKEPLK
- a CDS encoding MFS transporter, producing MNPNKPKLWTKDFIVSSIVNFFLILIFYLLMVTIAAYAVEEYDATTSEAGLVTGIFIIGTLIGRLVIGRTINRIGRKRTLVIGLSLFTLTTLFYFVNLGLSFLLINRLLHGMTLGMASTAAGTIVAQIIPMTRKGEGIGYFSMSATMATAFGPFIGLFMSQRTSYEVIFGLCLALGVISLIISLFVEVPPIKEIPASAETKGFKLSNFLEPKAVPIALITLAVSFCYASVLSFINFYAIEIDLVDTASVFFVVYAAAVLISRPFTGRLMDLKGANYVMYPAFLVFALGLFLLSTADSSVTLLLSGALIGFGFGNMQSTTQAVAVKLTPPHRMGLATSTFFIFMDAGLGFGPYILGFIIPLTGYSTMYVIVAFAALAAAFLYYFLHGKKEHAQKESIYMH
- a CDS encoding NAD(P)/FAD-dependent oxidoreductase: MGELEVFDVTIIGGGPAGLYSAFYSGLREMKTKLIEYQPQLGGKIHVYPEKMIWDIGGQTPIQGGKLIEQLVAQGLTFDPEVVLNEKIEAMDRNKDGLFELAGSSGKRHLSKTVIVAVGGGILNPQKLEIQGAERFEVSNLNYTVKSLERFKGKIVLISGGGNSAIDWANELEPIAKQVYVTYRKSELAGHEAQVKQLMNSSAQCLLNTTITKLIASDGRDAIERVELTNQENGDTTLLPIDEVIINHGYERDATLLEQSGLDIEIADGYYIAGTVNSESSIPGLYAAGDILQHPGKLNLIAGTFQDAANAVNKAKQFIQPDANGIAMVSSHNEIFKQRNKELVKQLMS